In the genome of Pontibacter actiniarum, the window AGAACGCCTTGTGAGCAACAGAACCAAAGGTTGCTGCATCTGCTGTGTAAGCGGGATACAGGTCTGATAAAAGCAAAAAAGCCCGGCACAGGTGCCGGGCTTTGGAAAATTAAAGGAAGGGGATCTTACTTAAAGAAGAAGTTCATTAGCTCTTCCTGGATAACCGGGTTGATGGACACGGCAAGAATAATTGAAATCACCAGGCCGATGGTAACCGACAGAACGTCTTTTCCGATCAGGTTAAAGGTTTTGGCAAACTTCACAGAAGAGTCGTGGGCACGCAGGCGCATTCCCAGTTCACGGCCGGCCAGCAAACCAACAAACACCCAGGTGGTACTCATCGGCACATTATTAACCTCTTTGAAGTAGTAAAGGATGATGGAGTACACTAGGTCAATGATCGTTGCGCTGCGTACATCGCGTACTTCAGATTTCTCGTTGATGATGTTCTGGATCTTCTCTCCGCGTCGGTAGAACATGAAGCCAAGCCCTATGAAGATAAAGCCGGCAAAAGCAGCGAACTCCCACACACCGAGCTGGCGAGGCAGGTAAACCGCCACGTTGGCCAAGTCCTGCGCAAGCCAGGTATGCCACAAGAAGCCGCTGATTACCCATTGCGCCACAATCCAGGAGCCGTGTGCCTTACCTTTAACAAAGCGCTTGATAAGCTTAGACAAGGCCAGATAGATGATAAAGGCAGCTATAAACGCGGCCACGTAACCCATCAAACTCTTACTAACCATACTTACGATTGCGCCGGAGCTAACCGTAAACACGCTCAGGAGCATGAAGGTAGTGGATACCGGAATACGGAAGCGGGTTAACAGCAGCAGCACGATTGGCGCGGCCAACTGCAGGTACACAAAGTTGTCTATCGTTTGGTCGAAGCCTTTGGAGGACAAGCGTTGGTAGGTAACATCGCCATCGAAGGCATACCAGCTGTAGAAAACGGTGCCCAGGAAAATAGAGCCCATAAAGAGCCACTGCCAGTACCATTTCTTATCCTCGTTGGATACGATAAAAGTACCTATCGTCTGAATACTGTCGTTAGCGATGGCAGAGTAGCCTGCAAAGGCAAAGCCCACCCACATGGCAATGGAAGCGTAGGGATACACTAAGCCGGCAAGAATGAGCGAGAAGGCAATAAAATAGAGGAAGTTCTTTTCCTTGCGAATGTAGATGTCAACCTGCTTGTACCGTTTCCGGAACTTGTACGGCTGGATAGGGGCTACATTTTTTTTGGCTTTTTTAACTTTGCCCATTATAAAAGGATTGGTAATAAATTAAAAAACGGCGCAAGTTACTTTAAAAAAAGCAGGGGCTGGGTAAGGCAGTGTTAAGAAATTGTTAACAGACGTAACACAGGGCGGCAAAGTTACCGCAGGCCCCTAAAAAGCCTGATTTCAAACTTTGTAGGGCGGCAGAGGCGACAGGAAACGAAAATCACTATCTTTACTTTGGCAAACACATCAGCTAAAACGTAACTTTGCGCTATGGCGACACAAGAAAAAACACCTGTAGAAAACGCACAACTGAAAGATATCATCTCGCACGCGAAGGAGTATGGCTTCATATTCCCGTCCAGCGAGATCTACGACGGTCTGCAAGCCGTGTATGATTACGGGCAGATGGGCGTAGAACTGAAGAATAACATCAAGAACCTGTGGTGGAAAAGTATGACGCAGCTGAACCAGAATGTAGTTGGTTTAGATGCAGCCATCTTTATGCACCCACTGGTTTGGAAGGCATCAGGCCACGTGGATAGCTTCAACGATCCGATGATCGATAACAAAGACTCCAAGAAGCGTTACCGTGCCGATGTACTGATAGAGGAAAAAGCCGCGCAGTACGAGAAAGAGGGAGATGTAGAAAGAGCAAACGCACTGACTGCTGAAATGGGAAGGCTGTTAGAAGCTGAAGACCTGGAAGGCGTACGTGAGCTGATCATCCGTGAAGATATCAAGTGCCCGATATCCGGTACTGCCAACTGGACAGAAGTTCGCCAGTTTAACCTGATGTTCTCTACGCAAATTGGTTCTGTGGCAGAAGATTCCCAGACGATTTACCTGCGTCCGGAAACAGCCCAGGGTATTTTTGTGAACTTCCTGAACGTGCAGAAAACAGGCCGTATGAAAGTGCCTTTCGGTATTGCACAGATCGGTAAGGCCTTCCGTAACGAGATTGTGGCGCGTCAGTTCATCTTCCGTATGCGTGAGTTTGAGCAGATGGAGATGCAGTTCTTCGTGCGCCCTGGCACGGAGATGGAATGGTATGAGCAGTGGAGAGACACCCGCCGTAAGTGGCACGAAGCAATCGGCGTTCCTACGGATAAGCTGCGTTTCCACAACCACGACAAGCTGGCGCACTATGCAAACGCTGCCCTGGATATAGAGTTTGAGTTCCCATTTGGCTTTAAAGAGGTAGAAGGTATCCACTCCCGTACTGACTTTGACCTGACGCAGCACCAGGAACTGAGCCGCAAGAAAATGCAGTACTTCGACAACGACCTGAACGAGGATGGCAAGCCGTACGGTAACTATGTGCCTTACGTGATTGAGACGTCTGTAGGTGCTGACCGCCTATTCCTGATGGTGCTTTGCAGCGCTTACCAGGAAGAGGAAATTACAGAAGGAGAAAGCACCAAGCACCGTACGTTCCTGAAGCTGCACCCAGCGCTGGCTCCGGTTAAAGCCGCTATACTTCCCATCACGAAGAAGGATGGTCTACCAGAAAAAGCTACGGAGATCTTCGAAGAGCTGAAGTATGATTTCAACATCATCTACGAAGAGCGCGACAGCATCGGCAAGCGTTACACGCGCCAGGACCTGATCGGTACCCCGTTCTGTATCGCCGTAGACCATCAGACACTGGAGGATAACACTGTAACCGTTCGTGACCGTGATACACGTGAGCAGGTGCGTATGCCAATCAGTGAGCTGCATGGCTACATCAACAAAGCCGTTAGCTTCAAAAGTGTATTTGAAAAACTAGCTTAAGTATATTTATACTTAAAGCCAATATAGGAGGCAGCAGGGAATTAACCCTTGCTGCCTCTTTTTGTCTGTGGAAAACGCATCCCATACTTACAGAAGATATTCTATTTTGTAAGTGTTAAGTAATTAACTTCCAGTTAGTTGCAGAGCGTGATAATGTAGCTATTTCAACACTACTGGGTTATTAGTTCTCTTAAGTGAAAAGTATTTGCTGAAGCTCGATTTCAGTTGGACATAATAACCTTAAATAGGTTTCAAATCACCATCCTCTCTACAAATCCGAAGAGGCTCTTGTCTAACACTTGTCATTTCAGGTAACACAGTTCTTTAAGTGCAGTAGTTATGTTAAGTATTAA includes:
- a CDS encoding glycine--tRNA ligase, with amino-acid sequence MATQEKTPVENAQLKDIISHAKEYGFIFPSSEIYDGLQAVYDYGQMGVELKNNIKNLWWKSMTQLNQNVVGLDAAIFMHPLVWKASGHVDSFNDPMIDNKDSKKRYRADVLIEEKAAQYEKEGDVERANALTAEMGRLLEAEDLEGVRELIIREDIKCPISGTANWTEVRQFNLMFSTQIGSVAEDSQTIYLRPETAQGIFVNFLNVQKTGRMKVPFGIAQIGKAFRNEIVARQFIFRMREFEQMEMQFFVRPGTEMEWYEQWRDTRRKWHEAIGVPTDKLRFHNHDKLAHYANAALDIEFEFPFGFKEVEGIHSRTDFDLTQHQELSRKKMQYFDNDLNEDGKPYGNYVPYVIETSVGADRLFLMVLCSAYQEEEITEGESTKHRTFLKLHPALAPVKAAILPITKKDGLPEKATEIFEELKYDFNIIYEERDSIGKRYTRQDLIGTPFCIAVDHQTLEDNTVTVRDRDTREQVRMPISELHGYINKAVSFKSVFEKLA